Genomic DNA from uncultured Vibrio sp.:
ATGGTACCCACTGCAACGGCTACTTTCATACCACCCATTGCACCACTTGCTAGCGCATCAATGACATTGCTTTCATCCGCTTTATCTAGCTCAATATCGTTGTAATCGCTTGGCTGTTGGCGTTCTGGCACGATGATTTTGGCCATCATCAGGCTACCGGGTGCCGCCATGAAACTTGCCGCAATTAGGTACTTCAGCTCGACCCCTAATCCTGCGTAGCCACCTAAGACACTGCCCGCGACAGATGCCATACCACCCGCCATAACTGCAAACAGCTCAGAGCGCGTCATTCTGGATAAGAATGGACGAATCAAAAGCGGAGATTCACCTTGAGATAAAAAGATATTGCCCGTGGCAACTAAAGACTCTGCTTTACTGGTACCAAGAAGCTTCTGGATCGCACCGCCAATGAATTGAATCACCTTTTGCATAATGCCCAGATAGTAAAGGGCAGAAACAAGCGCACTGAAGAAGATGATGATAGGAAGGACACGGATGGCGAAAATAAAACCAGTAGAAGCCAGGTCACCAAACAGGAACTTAATACCCTCATCGGCAAAGCTCAGCAAACCAGCAACGCCATGACTCAAACTCGCGAGTGCCGCCTGCCCCATCGGAAAATAAAGCACGAACGCTGCAAAAACCATTTGCAGCAGCAATGCACGGCGTACCGTTTTCCAGTTGATAGACGAACGACTCTCGGAAAGAAGAACAGCGCAGCCCAGTAGTGCAGCGATACCAAATAAACTAAATAGAATGCTCATGACTCGGCCTACACAACGTAAACAAAAAGAGAAGCACCAAAGGACTTGGTGAAAGAAGGAATCAACGTATTAAGTGATGAGACTCTTAGCGAATGTGTATATAAGCAGAGCGAATAGTTCGACATCTTATTTTTACCTTATACAAGCAATGAAAGGGAGCTGGTCCAGTCCGTGGGGTCATTCACTGCTGGCGAGTGGATCACTCAGCCTGCTCCATGTGACGGCTTGTATGGGTAAGGGCTTTGAACAACTAAACCCTAAATCCCGTTTAAACGGGACGACAGTATAGTCAATAAAAAGAGATATTCATCACATTTATAAAAGCAAACGTTCAAGCGTTCATATTTCATGCAAATCAAGCATTTCTCTCTAATATCCATATTTAAAGAGAGGCTATCATTAGGGATATTTCAGCTTTGCAAGTAAAAAGCGACCAATAAATGCGCAATCAAACGGGAAAGACTAAAAATACGTAACTTTACACTCGCCAAGAGGTAGAATTTGGTTATACAATTTAACTCGCTTCTTTCTGAAGCCTCTGCAAGTGCAGAGCATCATGATGCCGAGATGGTGAAATTGGTAGACACGCTAGCATGAGGTGCTAGTGCCTTTGGTGTGAGGGTTCGAGTCCCTCTCTCGGCACCATCATCCTTCTTCTTTTGATTTCGTTTGAGTGTAATGCAAAGTTCTAAGCAGGCAAGACCATCCGCAGATGCAAACCAACTTCTGAGCGAACTTGCTGTGCATGCTTTACTGCATCTACATTTTAAAATTCATGCTTCGTCTCACCCTATCGCTTTAAAAGAACGTAATGACCTGCTGCAAAAATGGCTTAAACCAAAATTAAAAAGCAATCGCTACAAGCTGATTAAAAAGCCATTAAAGTCGTTGACTCAGCAAGCTAAGAGAGAGAACGGAAATCTAGAAGCGTTACTTGAACGCTGCGTGGGAGCAAACAAGCCAGGTAACCCACAGCCGCATTTAGACAGCTACCTACTGCTGATCAATGAGATCGAAAAGAAATTAGGCACCACGGTATTACTCTCTCGCCCGGAGGACGTCGATCTTTCGCATGATCAACATGGATGCCTGCTATGCGTTCTATCTGAGAACCTAAACCAGCATTTCGACGATAATAATGCCCTAGTCAAGCCTATTTCGATGCTTTTCCGTGGCCCGATGAGCCAGCGCTCCCTATTCCTAGGCAGCATTTACGCCAACAACACGTTTAATTACGAAGTGCTGTATCAAGATGAACAGTTCGTGCGCATTACGCTCGAACTAGCATAACTCGGTAACCTGTTACCGACTTCTTATCAGTAACGCTCTTTGCCTATATCAACTTTCGCCTTTAGTTTTGCATCGATTTTATCGCAAATGTATTCTCCGATAGGTATCGCAGATGTTGCTGCTGGCGATGGCGCATTACAAACATGCAGGCTACGAGCAGTCTCTGCAAACAGGAAATCATGCACTAATGTGCCATCTGACAACACAGCCTGAGCTCGAATGCCTGCTGGGTGAGGTTTAAGATCTTCCACTTGGATATTGGGGCAGTATTTGTTGACTAACTGCACATAGCCGGACTTCCACCAGGAGTTCTTAAACTCTTCTAAACCCGTTTTCAGATGTTTTTTCGTCACTTTCCAAAACCCCGAGAAGCGTAGCATCCGCCATGTATCTCGAAAGCTGAAGTTAAATTTGGCATAACCTTCCCGTTTCCAGCCTTGTACCGCATTTGGCCCCACAGTGACTGAGCCATCAATCATGCGAGTCAGGTGAACGCCTAAGAAAGGTAAGTCTGGATCAGGGATTGGGTAGATCAGATGGTTGACGATATTGTTGTGCTTACTGTCTAAACGGTAATATTCACCACGATAGGGGATGATTTGAAAATCGGTCTTTATCCTCATCATCTTAGTCATACGATCAGCCATCAACCCACTGCAAGTCATCAGCATCTTGCAGTTGAGCTGCATCGACTGACCATCAGAAACACAAGTAAGCTGTACCTCCTGATCTTTTTCATCAATGGCGACCACTTGAGTACGTAAACTGACTTGCCCACCCAGCTTTTGGAACTCTCTAGCCATGTGTTCAGTCACTAGTCGGTAATCAACGATACTGGTGGTTTTGACGTAAATCGCACCCAATCCGGTGATGTTTGGCTCAGCGAGCTTTAACTGTGCTTGATCAAGTAGCTCAACGTCTATGCCATTGATCTGACAACGTTCGTAGAGGGCATTCATACGCTCTACTTCCTGTTCACTCGTTGCTACCAAAAGTTTGCCACAGTTCTCAACAGGAATGCCGTGCTCTACACAAAATGCAATGGTAGCCTCAACGCCTCGTTTACAAAATTCGGCTTTCAGGCTGCCCGGAGCATAGTAAACACCCGCGTGAATAACGCCACTGTTATGTCCTGTCTGATGCATCGCGTAACCAGACTCTTTTTCCACCAGCAAAATGGAACGATCAGGATGACGCTGTTGCAGCTGCCAGGCGGTAGATACGCCAACGATACCACCGCCAACGACAATATAGTCATAAACCGATTTCATACGACCTCAAATAAAAACCCAGAGTTAAGACTGCTAGTACTCAAATTACAGCCACTGTAAACAATATTGACGGGGAATACCGCGCAGCGTGCCACACGAATCAACATTGGATTGCCCAACAAAAGAAAAACCAAGGAGAGACTCTGGATCTGGTCAAAGAATAGCGGTTTAACATAGGACAACTATTTACAATTGGGTTAATATACTAAGCGCTTAATTATTAAACTCAGGCAAAGGAATTGCCTAAGTGATAGCTCAATACGGAGCGCCTATGGAAAGTCATTATTTAGATGTAAGAACACTTAACTTTATTGTTATTTTGTTTTCTTGTATCTGCTCTATCAGTCTCCTGTGTTACCAATACACACAGAATAAAATCAAAGGATTGAACACCTTTTCTATCTCTTTGTTGTTTATTGGTCTTGGGCCATTTTTACTCGGATTCCGAGGTTCCTCTCCTGACTGGCTCACCATTATCGTGGCCAATACCATTATTTTTATAGGCTTTTCCCTTACGCTTTACAGCGTGAGTATTTTCCGTTCATTCCCACTTAAACTCGCCCATACCATGGCGGTCTTTATCCCCATATTTAGCAGTTCACTTTACTACTTCACGTTTTACGTACCGTCGGTCAAGAGCCGTATTATCTATCTAAGTATTTATCTGTGTTTGGTGAATTTATGCAGTGGAATTGCAATGCTGAAAGGTAAGAAGAACGATCTAGACCTCCCAGTAAAAGTCATGGCTTATTCTTTCTTTTGTTATAGTGCGTTTATGGGAGCAAGAACGCTTTGGAGTCTCTTTGCACCAGAAATAGCTAGCTTCATGAATGCAGGACTGATCCATCAACTTACTTTCTTATTTAGTATCTGTCTGATTGTTGGTTTGAGTTTTAATATCCTGTGGTTAATAAACGCCCGCCTCGTTGCATCTATTAACGATCTCTCTCTGCGCGATGCATTAACTGGTCTTTATAATCGCAGGGCGTTGGAGGAAATCATTCCGGATCTCATTTACGACGCCAGAAAACAAAACATCCCCGTCAGTATCGTGATGGCAGATACTGATCGATTTAAAGCAATTAACGACCAATATGGGCACAAGATGGGTGATCAGGTTATGGAGAAGATAGCTACTATACTTAAAAATAACCTGCCTGAATCCGCATGTGTCGTCCGAGTGGGTGGCGATGAATTCGTGATGATTATTTTAGATAAACTCGATCAAGCGGAACGTTTTTCAGAACACATCAGAACGGCAATAGAAAACGAAGCATCCCTTCAATCGTCTAAGATAAAAGTGACGATGAGTTTTGGCATCAGCGAATTAGCAAACGGTAACTCGATGGAGAATGCTTTGACTCAAGCAGATGTCGCGTTATACCACTCCAAACACTCTGGTCGTAATCGAGTAACACGCTTTGATCAATATCGTAGTTTCTCAGAGCATACCGCTACTCAACCGACTAATGCTTATCCTGCTAAGATTCCTGAGGCCCAAGTTTAAAAGGCTAACAAATAGGCTCGTGAGGATATGCTCCCAAATAAACATTCACCAGCCGTTGTTATCTTTATTAGGGTTGTAAACACAAGAAAGCCCCGCAGGAGCAGGGCTGTGTTTTAACGCATGAAAGGCTGGAATTATACTGCGATTTCACCACCATCTTCACGACGAATCACGACCGTTGAAGCGCGAGGACGAACGGTTGTACCAGCAGGTGTTTCTTCAGCCGCATTATCGCTGTATGGCCAGTTACCTGGGTGCTGGATGTTTACAAACAATGATTTGTAATCCGGGCTAATAGTAAAGCCTGTCACTTCACAGCCGTTTGGACCAACAAAGAAACGTTTCAGTTCTGCTTGGTTCTCTGCACCAATCGTCGCAGGATCGCCATTATCATCGGTCAGTTTCGATGGTACGACTGCCAGCATTTGGTCGTTGGTGTATGAAGTCACTTCATCCGCACCGTTGTCAGTTTGGATCCAAAGGATACCACGACCGTCGAATGCCAAACCGTCTGGGCTTGCGAACTGGTTTAACTCAGTTAGGCTTGAGCGGTTAGTGTCAGCATCACCGTTTGCTGGTGAGCCAAATACGAAGATATCCCAGCTAAACTCGGTAGCTGAATCACCTTCATCCCAACGAATAACGTGACCAAATTTATTGTTTAAACGTGGGTTTGCCGCGTTAGTATCTTCTGTACGACGAGTATTGTTGGTCAGTGTCAGATAAACAGTGCCAGTGAATGGGTCTACAGTACACCACTCTGGGCGGTCCATCGGCGTTGCGCCAACTAGGTCAGCAGCACCCGCTGTGTTCAGAATGATCTCTGCTAATGAGTCAAAGTGGTCCGCCAGCGTGCCGCCAGTAGTGGTGATGCTATCTAGCGTCAGTGGTAACCATGTACCGGTGCTGTCTTCATTGAACAGCGCAACATAAAGTGTACCTTCGTCCATGTACTTATCACCCGTTGCCAGGCGATTTGCTGGATTTGCATCAGCCGGATCCCAAGCAGCAGCAGACTCAAACTTGTAGAGGTATTCAAAGCGAGAGTCGTGACCAGAGTAGAATACTACTGGCTTACCTTCTTCCAGCTTACCGAATGTACAGCCTTCATGACGGAAACGACCTAGTGCAGTACGCTTTTTCGCACGTGAGTTTTGCGTGTATGGGTCGATTTCAACAATATAGCCATGGCCATTAGCTTCGTTGCGGTAATCGTCTGTTGAGCTAGCGCCTGTTGGAGCCAGATTAAATCGAGTGAACTCATCCAAACGCTCTTCCGCGTTACCAGCTAGGGTCTCCCATAAGTAACGAGTGCTTCCTGATTCAATACCAATACGATTTTGCTCTTCAGTACGCTCACCTGCATTAACAAAGTAACCAGGCCAGTTCTCTTCACAGGTTAAGTAAGTGCCCCAAGGTGTGTAACCATTACCGCAGTTATTCAGTGTACCACGCGCTTGGCTGCCATCTGGTGAAAAGCGTGTTACCGTCAATTCAGTGTGCGCAACTGGGCCTGATAGATCCATCACAGTCGCACCGGTGTAACGACGGTTTAATGGATCAGTATCGACCAATTTCCACATGTTATCTTCAAGTTGGATACGTACAACCGATACACCGTGAGCGTTAATTTCTTTACGAACTTCGTCAACGATGGTGCGAACATTGTTCTCAACCGTTGGACCATTTGGATGCAGTGCTGCAGTATCAATGTATTCATGGTTGATGCACAGCAAGCCATCTGTCGTGCTGTCATTCAACGGGAAAAAATGCATCCCATCGTGGTGCATGCCTAATGCGTTAAGCTGATCAGTACCCGTGTTTGAACCGTCATTTTGCCATGCGTTACCCTGAGCATTTAGAGGTGTGCCCCACGGTACCAATACCTGAGCTGTGTAACCAGATGGAATCGAGACAGCGTCAGTTAACGAACCAGCGATAGACTCAAAATTAAGTACTGCATTTGATGCACCAGACGCAGCACTTGCCGAAGTGCCTGAGCTTGAAGAGTTACACCCAGCCAAGCCAAAAGCACCAAACGCAGTCATTGCACTGATGCCCAATCCGCCTTTCAAAATACTACGACGTGATAGACTCGCTTCTAGTACTTCTTCAAATGGTTTGTTATTGCTGTGGTTATAACGCGTTGCGTCGAAGGTTTCCTTACTCATGGTCTCACTTTCCCAATGTTTGATGTAATTTTAAATTAGAGTTTTATAAGTAGTTGAACGAAGGGAAGTTTGGAGAAAAATTATGACAACAATAATTAAGATAAATGAAGGTTATGTTGCTAAATAATTTCTTAACAGCATCAATCAGGGGTGGGTTGGACGTCATATCAACGCGGCGATAGCTAAACGTAGTTCGAACAAAGAACAACCAAACATGTCGACTTGTTAGAATTTTACTTGGGATATAGGTTTATAGAAGGTATAAAGTGTGCGTACTAAGATCATCCACGAGAGATAGTTATGAAATTAGAAAGAATCGATAACAAAAGCCGTCGTATCCGTAAGAAACTGTTCTTAGGTGAATTCGCTATCCTGGGGTTCGAAATCAGCTGTGAAACAGACATCAATGACTTCGACCGCTATGAAGTATTCGTTGATGACTTTGTCGACTACATCGCCGGTTTAGGCCTGTGCTTTGGCGGCGGTGGTCTGGAGCTATTTGAAGGCTTCTTATGCTCAACTGACCGTTACGGCAACGCGACTGAGGAGCAAAAAGCACAAGTATTAGCTTGGCTGGAAGCACGCCCTGAAGTAAAAAGTGCACAAGTTGGCGAGTTAGTTGATGCAAATTACTTGTAATTTCGAACAGCACAACTGAGCTAGGAAAATACACATAGGCTGATCTTCGGATCGGCTTTTTTTACATTTTGTCTGCGAGGAAAGTTATTCTGAAGGGTATTTTGGAGCTGGCAATTGCCGGGAAATTTGTAATCCACTGCCAGCCCATTGACGTCGAAAGTAGTTAACTATGATTTTTTAGCTGTCTCATCTTTCGTATCTTTCCAATATTGAATACGAACACGATGTAACTGAGCTCTTCTCATCTTTTTCATAGTAATCTCCCTCATAATGTAAGTAACGCTCTCACTGAGCTTATTGTCTAAGGTTTGCAATTCCCTTAAATCTATATAGGAATCAACTAATTAACCGTGACCAGATTCACAACATAATGACAATAAAGGTTTGTTTGCTGTCTATATTGTCTGAACAAACCAACTATTATCTTCGTTACACGGTCAACCTACTCACCAGATATGACAGAAAAATGGCAATCAAGTTCCCAGCTTTCACTGTCACCAAATCTTAATAAGACTTTTCGAGGTGGAACATAATCAATTACCATACTCTTAACGAAAAAGTCTAGTCCCTAATTAGAAAAACCAGCTATAAAACAAGATCCTCTATTTAATTCGTATCATGCTTCTCAAGAACATTACGCAGCAGAGTATTTTTAACACCTAAGTTATATAGATCGATTTGTGATCGTGAGCAAATCTGTAAGTTCATCTAGAATACCCACAATTAAGACATTTGCTATAACATTTGTGAGAGATCTCTTACATAGCATGTGAGTAAATTGACCAATCCGCGCTAAGACTAAAACCAGAAACCAACCCTAAATATATGTTTTTACTAAATAATGATTTTAACCATGCAATCGATTTCAAAAATAATTTCAAATAGCGGATTGAGTCAGAACCACAAAACATGAATACTGAGTGTGTCGACAGGATGTTGGCAGGAACAGGAAAAAGCCTAACGGACTAGGTATCTTCAGGACGAAGATTTGATAACTTAGGATGAGTTGTCAGCAAGGATGTCGTTAAGCTCTAGGATAGAGCTCGCCCGTCAGGATGATAGGCAAGAATGGACACCGCTAGGAAGGCGATGAACAGGGAACTCGGTTAAAGGATTTAGCCATAATCAAGGATAGATGCAGGGAGCACCTATTTAGTAGCCGGATTGCTGCGAAAAAGAATAAGCCCCGTCTGGGTAACCAGGCGGGGTTTTATTATTTCTACTGCTTAGTATTTTCCCTCTCGGCAGGAAATCACGCATTATAATTTGCTCGAATTCGATAAAAAATATTTGTCGTCACGACGAGTTTTTTTCGTTTTCATCTGCCAGCGAAAATAACTAATGTGCTCACCCTCAACGATGTGGTTGTCCAACCACCATTCTAACTCGTTGAAGTATGTAGGTTATGTCATATCAATATCATCAGCCTACTGCATTCTATACTCTATACTTATATTTTTAATCTGGTACTGACTTACAAAGGAACAGCCATGCGTATTGCTATTCTCTCTCGTAATGAGAATTTATATTCAACCATGCGCCTAAAGCAAGCAGGTGAAGAGCGTGGACATCAAATTGATGTTATCGACACTCTGCACTGCTACATGGACATTACGAGTAACAACCCTAAGATTCGTTACATGGGTGAAGAATTGCCACAATACGACGCGGTTATCCCACGTATCGGCGCTTCAGTCACTTTCTACGGCACAGCCGTCGTGCGCCAATTTGAAATGATGGGTACATTTTGTGTCAATGAGTCGGTAGCGATCAGCCGTTCGCGCGACAAACTGCGTTCTTTGCAGCTTTTATCTCGTAAAGGCATTGGCTTACCACGCACCGGCTTTGCTCACCACCCAGACAACATTCAGGATGTGATCAAAAACGTTGGCGGTGCGCCTCTGGTCATTAAGCTACTTGAAGGTACTCAAGGTATTGGTGTTGTTCTTGCCGAAACCAATAAAGCAGCAGAAAGTGTGATTGAAGCCTTTATGGGCTTAAAAGCGAACATCATGGTTCAAGAGTTCATTGAAGAAGCAAAAGGGGCAGATATTCGCTGTTTCGTTGTTGGTAACAAAGTGATTGCAGCCATGAAGCGTCAGGCAAAAGAAGGCGAGTTCCGTTCGAATCTTCACCGCGGTGGTTCTGCGCAACTTGTCAGGTTGAGCAAAGAAGAACGTGCAACAGCGGTTAATGCAGCAAGAGTGATGGGCTTAAACCTATGTGGTGTAGATATCTTGCAATCAAAAAACGGTCCGGTGGTAATGGAAGTAAACTCCTCGCCGGGTCTTGAAGGTATCGAGTTGGCTACAAATAAAAACGTAGCAGGGATGATTTTCGACTTTATCGAAAAAAACGCAAAACCCAATTCAAACCGTACTCGCGGTAAAGGTTGATAACTATCCAAACAGCGTAAGAGAGGTGCCATAACCTCTCTTTGCTATCCGTCGCTAGGATGACACTATGAATCAGAAAATTGTCATTGGGAATGCCGAAGCAATCTGCTTACCAGAGTTAGGAATTCCCCACCTTGAAGCTCGTATTGACACTGGTGCGCAAACCTCTTCACTCCACGTCGATAATATAGAGTGTTTTGAGAAAAACGGCCGTTCATACGTCGAGTTCGATCTTCACCCGGATGTTTATCACTTAGAACAGGTTGTTCGCTGTACAGCCCCACTTAAAGCGAACCGTAAAGTGAAATCCTCAAACGGGACTTTCGAGCACCGCTGCGTGATCACCACAATGCTGCGCATGAAAGACCAACAGTGGCCAATCGACATTACGTTAACCAACCGTGAAAATATGACTTACATGATGCTGCTAGGCCGCCAGGCAATGGCAGACAAAGTGTTGGTTGATCCGAGCCAGTCCCACTTGCTGGCTCCATAACCACAATCGTATTAGGTGAGTGATGCTAAACAAGTGTCACTCATCTCACCGCTTGTTGCTCCGTAGCAGCACATTAACGAGCCCTTTCAGCTTTATTTTTGTCGCTCGCCAATGTGTATGCGGCTTGGTTGGCGCTGTATCCAGAATATGCAGATAGGCTTTTTCATCCAGAACGACTTCTCCCCCATGCGCAAGCAACAAACAGCTCGGCTGCAGTTCAAAAACCCGTTTAACGGAACAACGATATTGATTGGGATGAAAAATAGGAAACGGCGCAATCAAGTGCTTTTTCACTTTTACCATCAAATCCGCCACATACAACACGCTCTGCTCCGCGTGATAGACCGATAAATCTCTGTCGGTATGGCCCTGAGTTTCCAGTACCTGCCAATCTTCAAATCCCGGAATACTATCACCATCAAGCAGCTCAATATCAGGCCTCAATTTACGTGGATACCAAAGGTTACGCTTTGGTTTACGCATTCGATTTGCCATCCACCTTGCTAAGAACAAGTCGGTTAAATGCATCAACCAACCGTCAAAACCGCCATACCATTGAGCTTCACGTTTAGCCGCTAAAACTCTACATCCTGTCAGAGCTCTAAGTTTATGTGCGGCTCCCGCGTGATCAGGGTGCATGTGCGTTACTACCACCAGCTTAAGGTCAGTAAATGGTCGCTTAAGTTGGTGCTCAATAAAATCTTTGAGATGGGGAATGTCGGCTCGGCTTGCGCCATCCAGTAACATGAGTTTGTCGGTATACTCGGCGAGATACATGGTCTGTATGTACCCCTGAATTCTATGCAGCTGCAAAACATATCCTTATGTTTGAGGTGTTTTTTTAATCAAGAAAACCGCTCTGGTAAGACCAACTATAACAGCAGATAAGAACGAATGTTAAATAAATGTTTAAGCCATTGTTCGACAACCAAGCCTAATCGATAAGATAGATTTTAATCATTAGACTCTAGATAACTTTTGACGGTTAATGCGCGCACACGGAGTTCGTGTCAGGGTATGAGGTTAATGCCTCATGAATTGCTTTTTGGTACTTTTCCTTCTAATAAATTAAGGGGTTAAGTACCTTTTTGTGAGAATTGAGTTGGAAAAAGCAACGAAATTAGACCGCATTCGCGCGGACTACAACGTTCACTACTGGAGCCAAGGCTTCTACGGTATCGATGACCAAGGCGAGGTATATGTCTCTCCTCGCAGTGACCGTGCACATCAAATCCCTTTCAGTGCCATTGTAAAAGAGCTAGAAGCGAAGCAACTGAACTTACCCGTTCTCGTTCGCTTCCCACAGATCGTGCATCAGCGTGTGCATGGTCTTTGTGATGCTTTCAACCAAGCGATTGAAGATTACCAGTATCCGAACAAATACTTGTTGGTGTACCCGATTAAGGTAAACCAGCAACGAGAAGTGGTTGATGAAATACTCGCCAGCCAAGCAGAGCTAGAAACCAAACAGCTGGGTCTTGAAGCGGGCAGTAAACCGGAATTGTTGGCGGTACTGGCTCTGGCTCAACAGGCCAGCTCCGTGATTGTCTGTAATGGCTACAAAGACCGCGAGTACGTGCGCCTTGCGCTGATTGGTGAGAAGCTTGGCCATAAAGTTTTTATCGTCTTAGAGAAGCTATCAGAACTTGATCTTGTGCTGCAAGAAGCAGAAAGCTTGGGCGTCCAGCCTCGTTTAGGTCTGCGTATTCGTCTTGCTTCTCAAGGCGCAGGGAAATGGCAGTCAAGTGGCGGCGAAAAATCGAAGTTTGGCCTGTCCGCATCACAAGTATTGAGTGTAATTCACCGCCTGAAGAACAGCGACAATCTCGATGCATTACAATTGGTGCACTTCCACCTTGGCTCACAAATGGCGAACATTCGCGATGTGCGTAATGGCGTCAATGAATCAGCACGATTCTACTGTGAGCTACGCGCAATGGGTGCCAATATTGATTACTTCGATGTGGGTGGTGGTTTAGCGGTGGATTATGACGGCACACGTAGCCAATCTTCCAATTCGATGAACTATGGTCTTGCTGAGTACGCGCGAAATATCGTAAACACGGTGGGTGATGTCTGTCAGCAATATGAGCAGCCGATGCCGGTGATTATTTCTGAGTCTGGCCGCTCTTTGACGGCTCACCATGCGGTGTTGGTATCCAATGTTATTGGGACAGAAGCTTATCAACCTGAAGACGTGTTTGCGCCACTGGGTGAAGCGCCTCTGCTGCTACAAAACATGTGGCGCAATTGGGAAAACCTGCAAAACGGCACTGACGCTCGAGCCCTGATTGAGATTTACAACGACACTCAAAGTGATTTGGCCGAAGCCCATTCAAATTTTGCCACTGGCGTGATTAACCTTGAACAGCGCGCGTGGGCAGAACAATTGTCACTGCGTATTTACTTCGAGTTGAGTCGTAAGATGAGCGCCAAGAACCGTTTCCACCGTCCAATTTTGGATGAGTTGAGCGAACGTCTTGCAGACAAGTTCTTTGTCAACTTCTCGCTGTTTCAGTCTCTGCCCGATGCATGGGGGATTGATCAGGTGTTCCCGGTTCTGCCTCTTTCTGGTTTGGGTGATGCCGAAGAACGTCGTGCTGTAATGTTGGACATCACTTGTGATTCTGATGGCGCACTGGAACTCTACGTGGATGGTCAAGGTATTGAAAGTACCCTACCGGTTCCTGCGTGGAGCAAAGACAAGCCATACTTGCTAGGCTTCTTCTTAGTTGGCGCATACCAGGAAATTCTGGGTGATATGCACAATTTATTTGGCGACACCCATAGTGTGGTTGTTAACGTAGAAGAAAACGGCGAGTTTGAAATTAGCTACATCAACGAAGGTGATAGCGTAGAAGACATGATGCGTTACGTTCATATCGACGTTGATGCGATTCGTGATAATTACAAACAACTGGTTTCTGAACGTGTTGAAGCCGGTGAACAAACACAAATCCTTGCTGAGCTGGAACAAGGTTTAGTGGGAT
This window encodes:
- a CDS encoding GGDEF domain-containing protein — encoded protein: MESHYLDVRTLNFIVILFSCICSISLLCYQYTQNKIKGLNTFSISLLFIGLGPFLLGFRGSSPDWLTIIVANTIIFIGFSLTLYSVSIFRSFPLKLAHTMAVFIPIFSSSLYYFTFYVPSVKSRIIYLSIYLCLVNLCSGIAMLKGKKNDLDLPVKVMAYSFFCYSAFMGARTLWSLFAPEIASFMNAGLIHQLTFLFSICLIVGLSFNILWLINARLVASINDLSLRDALTGLYNRRALEEIIPDLIYDARKQNIPVSIVMADTDRFKAINDQYGHKMGDQVMEKIATILKNNLPESACVVRVGGDEFVMIILDKLDQAERFSEHIRTAIENEASLQSSKIKVTMSFGISELANGNSMENALTQADVALYHSKHSGRNRVTRFDQYRSFSEHTATQPTNAYPAKIPEAQV
- a CDS encoding NupC/NupG family nucleoside CNT transporter, with the protein product MSILFSLFGIAALLGCAVLLSESRSSINWKTVRRALLLQMVFAAFVLYFPMGQAALASLSHGVAGLLSFADEGIKFLFGDLASTGFIFAIRVLPIIIFFSALVSALYYLGIMQKVIQFIGGAIQKLLGTSKAESLVATGNIFLSQGESPLLIRPFLSRMTRSELFAVMAGGMASVAGSVLGGYAGLGVELKYLIAASFMAAPGSLMMAKIIVPERQQPSDYNDIELDKADESNVIDALASGAMGGMKVAVAVGTMLIAFVSVIAMVNTGLENLGGMFGFAGVTLQAILGYLFSPLAWLIGIPTHEILAAGSYIGQKIVMNEFVAFIDFVQHKATLSEHTQVIITFALCGFANIGSIAIQLGSIGVMAPERRKDVANMGLRAVAAGTLANLMSACLAGIFISL
- a CDS encoding PhoX family phosphatase, whose protein sequence is MSKETFDATRYNHSNNKPFEEVLEASLSRRSILKGGLGISAMTAFGAFGLAGCNSSSSGTSASAASGASNAVLNFESIAGSLTDAVSIPSGYTAQVLVPWGTPLNAQGNAWQNDGSNTGTDQLNALGMHHDGMHFFPLNDSTTDGLLCINHEYIDTAALHPNGPTVENNVRTIVDEVRKEINAHGVSVVRIQLEDNMWKLVDTDPLNRRYTGATVMDLSGPVAHTELTVTRFSPDGSQARGTLNNCGNGYTPWGTYLTCEENWPGYFVNAGERTEEQNRIGIESGSTRYLWETLAGNAEERLDEFTRFNLAPTGASSTDDYRNEANGHGYIVEIDPYTQNSRAKKRTALGRFRHEGCTFGKLEEGKPVVFYSGHDSRFEYLYKFESAAAWDPADANPANRLATGDKYMDEGTLYVALFNEDSTGTWLPLTLDSITTTGGTLADHFDSLAEIILNTAGAADLVGATPMDRPEWCTVDPFTGTVYLTLTNNTRRTEDTNAANPRLNNKFGHVIRWDEGDSATEFSWDIFVFGSPANGDADTNRSSLTELNQFASPDGLAFDGRGILWIQTDNGADEVTSYTNDQMLAVVPSKLTDDNGDPATIGAENQAELKRFFVGPNGCEVTGFTISPDYKSLFVNIQHPGNWPYSDNAAEETPAGTTVRPRASTVVIRREDGGEIAV
- a CDS encoding 50S ribosome-binding protein YggL, producing MKLERIDNKSRRIRKKLFLGEFAILGFEISCETDINDFDRYEVFVDDFVDYIAGLGLCFGGGGLELFEGFLCSTDRYGNATEEQKAQVLAWLEARPEVKSAQVGELVDANYL
- a CDS encoding DUF2913 family protein; its protein translation is MQSSKQARPSADANQLLSELAVHALLHLHFKIHASSHPIALKERNDLLQKWLKPKLKSNRYKLIKKPLKSLTQQAKRENGNLEALLERCVGANKPGNPQPHLDSYLLLINEIEKKLGTTVLLSRPEDVDLSHDQHGCLLCVLSENLNQHFDDNNALVKPISMLFRGPMSQRSLFLGSIYANNTFNYEVLYQDEQFVRITLELA
- the lhgO gene encoding L-2-hydroxyglutarate oxidase, giving the protein MKSVYDYIVVGGGIVGVSTAWQLQQRHPDRSILLVEKESGYAMHQTGHNSGVIHAGVYYAPGSLKAEFCKRGVEATIAFCVEHGIPVENCGKLLVATSEQEVERMNALYERCQINGIDVELLDQAQLKLAEPNITGLGAIYVKTTSIVDYRLVTEHMAREFQKLGGQVSLRTQVVAIDEKDQEVQLTCVSDGQSMQLNCKMLMTCSGLMADRMTKMMRIKTDFQIIPYRGEYYRLDSKHNNIVNHLIYPIPDPDLPFLGVHLTRMIDGSVTVGPNAVQGWKREGYAKFNFSFRDTWRMLRFSGFWKVTKKHLKTGLEEFKNSWWKSGYVQLVNKYCPNIQVEDLKPHPAGIRAQAVLSDGTLVHDFLFAETARSLHVCNAPSPAATSAIPIGEYICDKIDAKLKAKVDIGKERY